A genomic window from Candidatus Schekmanbacteria bacterium includes:
- a CDS encoding bifunctional oligoribonuclease/PAP phosphatase NrnA, translating into MKTLKNNFRKVEKLLEKCSTAIISTHRNPDADAIGSELAFYYLLKKKGIDAEIVNFSPLPENLRFLPDSDRIKQQKRIHNKYDIAIILDCESPERNGYVIKKDKIKYPILYIDHHKTNPNDPENNIINPLASSTSEIIYYLVKHLKVDIDEKIATCLFTGIFFDTGGLRYSNASKSTFKVCYELVKKGISVREISKNIFENRRINSQHLLAIALSRLKTTVNKKVCWTYLTVKDFNKTNADNNDTEGFIDRINETEGIDVSIFFKEIAENMTKVSLRSNDKYDVSEVAIHFGGGGHKNASGFIYNESLKNTIKLVLNEICKDA; encoded by the coding sequence ATGAAAACGCTGAAAAATAATTTTAGAAAAGTTGAAAAATTGCTTGAAAAATGCAGTACAGCCATTATTTCTACTCATAGAAATCCTGATGCAGACGCAATTGGTTCTGAACTTGCCTTTTATTATCTCCTCAAAAAAAAGGGAATCGATGCAGAAATCGTAAATTTTTCTCCGTTGCCTGAAAACTTAAGATTTTTGCCTGATTCAGACAGGATAAAGCAACAGAAGAGAATACATAATAAATATGATATCGCCATCATTCTCGATTGCGAAAGCCCTGAAAGAAACGGCTATGTAATAAAAAAGGATAAGATCAAATATCCAATTCTTTATATCGACCATCATAAGACAAACCCAAATGACCCGGAAAATAATATCATTAATCCATTAGCGTCTTCGACATCAGAAATCATTTATTATTTGGTAAAACATCTAAAAGTGGATATTGACGAAAAAATTGCCACCTGCCTCTTTACTGGAATTTTCTTTGATACAGGAGGATTGAGATATTCCAATGCATCTAAATCAACTTTCAAGGTATGTTATGAACTTGTTAAAAAAGGTATTTCTGTAAGGGAAATATCAAAAAACATATTTGAAAACAGACGCATCAATTCACAACACCTACTCGCTATTGCTCTGTCCCGCCTGAAAACGACTGTAAATAAAAAAGTTTGCTGGACTTATTTAACAGTAAAAGATTTTAATAAAACCAATGCAGACAACAATGATACAGAGGGATTTATAGACAGGATCAATGAAACTGAAGGAATAGATGTGAGCATTTTTTTTAAGGAAATAGCTGAAAATATGACAAAAGTAAGCCTTCGCTCAAATGACAAATATGATGTTTCGGAAGTGGCGATTCATTTCGGAGGTGGAGGACATAAAAACGCATCAGGATTTATTTATAACGAAAGTTTAAAAAATACTATCAAACTCGTTCTCAATGAAATCTGTAAGGATGCCTGA
- the rbfA gene encoding 30S ribosome-binding factor RbfA, with amino-acid sequence MFSRIDRVNSLIRDEISIIIAREVKDPRIRMVTITSVETTKDLSLSKVFFSSVTEENKEELIKGLESASGFIRKCLKKNLVLKRIPQLAFVYDSSAEYGDKINNILKSLKDENAEK; translated from the coding sequence ATGTTCAGCCGAATTGATAGAGTAAATTCTCTTATAAGAGATGAAATCTCTATAATCATTGCAAGAGAGGTAAAAGACCCGAGAATACGCATGGTTACAATAACTTCTGTTGAAACGACCAAAGACCTTTCATTGTCAAAGGTTTTTTTCAGCTCAGTTACAGAAGAAAATAAAGAAGAATTGATTAAGGGGCTTGAAAGCGCATCGGGATTTATAAGAAAATGTCTTAAAAAGAATCTCGTCCTCAAGAGAATACCACAATTGGCGTTTGTCTATGATTCTTCAGCTGAATATGGAGATAAAATCAATAACATCTTAAAATCCTTGAAGGATGAAAACGCTGAAAAATAA
- a CDS encoding DUF503 domain-containing protein, producing the protein MTVGVLKITLLIPGSRSLKTKRQIVRSIKEKIKGKFNISIAEVGDQDLWQRCELGIAAVNSSRKLVESMIDKIINNIELNGNVRIIDCQREIL; encoded by the coding sequence ATGACAGTGGGAGTTTTAAAAATAACCCTGCTGATACCCGGAAGCAGATCTTTGAAGACTAAGCGTCAGATTGTGAGAAGTATAAAAGAAAAAATCAAGGGCAAATTCAACATATCGATAGCTGAAGTAGGAGACCAGGATTTGTGGCAAAGGTGTGAGTTAGGCATTGCAGCCGTCAACAGCAGCAGAAAATTGGTAGAAAGTATGATTGATAAGATCATAAATAACATAGAACTGAATGGAAATGTACGCATTATAGACTGCCAAAGGGAAATTTTATAA
- a CDS encoding translation initiation factor IF-2, whose amino-acid sequence MAQGERIHSLAKKLGIKSAELIEKLNSEGIKVTSHMNVLDPEKVELVLKMYSSKKAGKKEPAKRATKAKEKKAPKSAKDKSTASVKKEAAAKVSKKGKKEKEEKKPSKKAELTVVEPAIEKKKEKIEKKGSESTSVEKAVKTEEAIKETPTPSKEAEKPQLTLVEDKSAVEKEEEAPKEKVIEINEGATVKEVAEKMNVPVKELMGKLIGLGVMANINQSLDSDTIELIGMSYDTEIKIAKLEEEEALEEEEEEENLEPRPPVVTIMGHVDHGKTSLLDAIRETNVIAGEAGGITQHIGAYHVKHEKGTIVFLDTPGHHAFTAMRARGAQVTDIVVLIVAADDGVMPQTKEAIDHARAAGVPIIVAVNKIDKPNADPQKVRTALSELGLVPEEWGGDTIFVDISAKKRININDLLELILLQAELLELKANPKRRAVGTIIESKLDKKRGPVATVLIQKGTLRIGDPFIAGTNSGKVRALFDDKGKRLLSAGPSMPVMVLGFSGVPEAGDTFTVTEDEKAAKQMAIMRLQKKKEASFSAAKKITLEELSEQIKSGIAKELRIILKTDVHGSAQAIEDSLNKLSTSDVKVKIIHSATGGVNESDVILASASNAIIIGFNVRPSAKAVALAEQEKVDMHFYTVIYDLIDEMKSTMEGLLEPRIKEQQIGRAQVREVFHISKVGKVAGSYVLDGKIERNSNVRLVRDNVIIYEGKLASLKRFKDDVKEVPAGYECGIRIENFNDIKVDDIIEAFVREEVKRKL is encoded by the coding sequence CAATTCTGAAGGTATAAAGGTTACAAGCCATATGAATGTGCTGGATCCTGAGAAAGTTGAACTTGTTTTGAAGATGTATTCATCAAAAAAAGCAGGGAAGAAAGAACCGGCTAAAAGGGCTACAAAAGCAAAAGAAAAAAAGGCACCAAAATCAGCAAAAGATAAATCGACGGCAAGCGTAAAGAAGGAAGCTGCAGCCAAAGTCAGTAAAAAAGGGAAAAAAGAGAAAGAAGAAAAGAAACCTTCAAAGAAAGCTGAATTGACTGTCGTCGAACCTGCTATAGAAAAGAAGAAAGAAAAAATTGAGAAAAAGGGATCAGAGAGTACTTCAGTTGAAAAAGCTGTAAAAACCGAAGAAGCCATAAAGGAGACACCAACTCCTTCAAAGGAAGCTGAAAAACCCCAATTAACGCTTGTAGAAGATAAAAGCGCAGTTGAAAAAGAGGAAGAAGCGCCCAAAGAAAAAGTAATAGAGATCAATGAGGGTGCGACTGTAAAAGAGGTCGCCGAAAAGATGAATGTTCCAGTTAAAGAGTTGATGGGGAAGCTTATAGGCTTAGGAGTTATGGCAAATATAAATCAGTCTCTTGATTCGGATACCATAGAGCTCATTGGTATGAGCTATGATACTGAAATAAAGATTGCCAAATTAGAGGAGGAAGAAGCTTTAGAAGAGGAGGAAGAAGAAGAAAACCTCGAGCCTCGTCCACCAGTAGTTACAATAATGGGACATGTTGACCATGGAAAAACATCACTCTTGGATGCAATTAGAGAAACGAATGTAATTGCAGGAGAAGCTGGCGGGATAACTCAGCATATTGGGGCTTATCATGTTAAACATGAAAAGGGAACAATTGTTTTCCTCGATACACCGGGACATCATGCTTTTACTGCTATGAGAGCAAGGGGGGCGCAAGTAACTGATATCGTTGTGCTTATCGTTGCGGCTGATGATGGTGTTATGCCTCAGACAAAGGAAGCTATTGACCATGCAAGAGCGGCTGGTGTGCCTATTATCGTTGCTGTCAATAAAATTGATAAACCGAATGCCGACCCTCAAAAAGTAAGGACTGCACTTTCTGAACTTGGACTCGTTCCGGAAGAGTGGGGTGGCGACACAATATTCGTAGATATTTCAGCCAAGAAAAGAATCAACATTAATGATCTTCTTGAACTAATCCTACTGCAAGCTGAGCTTCTTGAACTAAAAGCCAACCCGAAGAGAAGAGCTGTTGGCACTATAATTGAGTCAAAACTTGATAAAAAAAGAGGACCTGTTGCTACTGTACTCATACAAAAAGGAACACTCAGAATAGGAGACCCATTTATAGCTGGCACGAATAGTGGTAAAGTGAGGGCTCTCTTCGATGATAAGGGGAAAAGACTTCTTTCCGCAGGACCATCAATGCCGGTTATGGTCTTGGGATTTTCAGGTGTTCCCGAAGCAGGAGACACTTTTACAGTGACGGAAGATGAGAAAGCAGCAAAACAAATGGCAATTATGCGCTTACAGAAGAAAAAGGAAGCTTCTTTCAGTGCCGCAAAAAAAATCACTCTTGAAGAACTTTCAGAGCAGATAAAAAGCGGTATAGCCAAAGAACTGAGGATAATTCTCAAAACCGATGTACACGGGTCAGCACAGGCAATAGAGGATTCTTTGAATAAATTATCTACCAGCGATGTCAAAGTCAAAATTATACATTCTGCAACAGGTGGAGTGAATGAAAGCGATGTGATACTTGCTTCTGCATCCAATGCCATCATCATCGGGTTTAATGTAAGGCCTTCTGCAAAAGCAGTTGCTTTGGCTGAACAAGAAAAGGTTGATATGCACTTCTATACTGTTATCTATGACTTGATTGATGAAATGAAATCTACTATGGAAGGTCTTCTTGAACCAAGGATAAAAGAGCAGCAAATAGGAAGAGCTCAGGTAAGAGAAGTCTTTCATATCAGTAAAGTTGGTAAAGTTGCCGGCTCATATGTGCTTGATGGTAAGATTGAAAGAAATTCAAATGTGAGATTAGTTAGAGATAATGTAATAATTTATGAAGGGAAGCTTGCCTCTTTGAAGAGATTTAAAGATGATGTAAAAGAAGTCCCCGCGGGCTATGAATGTGGAATAAGAATTGAAAATTTCAATGACATAAAGGTTGATGATATTATAGAAGCTTTTGTAAGGGAAGAAGTTAAAAGAAAACTTTAG